The Methylocaldum marinum genome includes the window GTGGAGAGACGGTTAGTCCAGTCGATGGAATCGCCGCCGGTATTCGAGCTCAATGCATAGGCGTAGGCATTGAATGCAAGCGTTGTCTCGTAGAGGCCGGAAACGGTGAACTCCACTTTGGCGTTTCCGCTGTCGATCAGCGAGCGGTCTGAGGTATTGCCCACATAAAGGTCGATGAACAGCAGGTATGAGGCCGTAGATGGATCATTGATATCCTGGCCGGAATAAAAAGGCAGTACCCAGCCGTTTCCGGGACCCGGTTTTGCGGTATTGGGACCATATAGAAAATCGCTTTTGCTAAAGGTTTCATCCACGGCCCCGGATACGTAACGAATGTCCGCGCCCACGGTTTGGTTCATGGTCGGTGTCCATTGATAGCCGCTGGATGTGATGCTCAAGCTGAAGTCGTCGGAAACCGGCCCTTGAACCGAGGCCAAGAGAATGATGGCGTCATTGTAGCCCCGACCGCCGGTGGTGCTGACCCAGAACGTGCCGGAGGTGGAGGAGGTATCGATGTTTTGAGTCGTCACCTGTCCATTGACGCCAGCGATCGAACTGTCCGTCGTGATATGCAATTGGTTCAAACCGCCGCCGTCGGCCTTGATGTAATAGGAGCCATCGGGACCGGAACCGTACTGCGAGCCGCTGTCGTTGGCGACGTTGATGTAAATGTGGTGATGATCCGGGAGCGGAACGGTGTTGGCCAACACCAGGCTCGATTGACTGAATAAAACGGTGCCCATCAGCACCGTTAAAATTGCTCGATTTTTCATCTCTCCATCCTTTCGTTTAGGTTGAACGGTCAATCCCGGCGAATTTGTGGGTCGAACGGAGTTCGCCCAACCTCCCCTCACGCCGACCTTTACCAAAGGGAGAGGGTGAACCCATGAGCCCGTTTCCCTCTGGCCGGGAAGAGCAGAGCGAGGGGGCAAAGCCGGTTTGGGATGAGGGCTTTAGGTTCCGGGCACGAAGGCCCGGAACCTAAAGGTTGGAATGACGGAATCAGCCAAACCAACGCTTTTGAAGTCCCCGCCCCAGCCCTTCCGAACAGGAGGGGACAACCGATCCGACTACGCGGCCGAGCGTTGCCTCCGGCCGGTGAAGACAAAGACGCACGCGCCGGACAGCATCAGAAGGACAGCAGGCGGAACCGGAACCGTGACCACTTCCAGACTGACCAGGTTGGACACATAGCGACCGCCGCGCGTATCGCCCGGTACGACGATGCGTGCGAATCCGCTGCTGTCCAGAGATCCGCCCGAACCGTTGGCGTAAGCCACCAGGTCGCCCCGGTTGCCGTACTGCGGCATGATCTCTTCCAGTCCGAAGACGGACGCGTAGTTGTCGGTACCTGTTGCGACCACATAGGATTTCAAGAGCGTTGCCGGGTTGGTCGAGATGCCGGCGGCGACCAGCAAATCCCATAACGAGACGCCGGTAAAACCCTGGCCGCCACCCGCGACCAGAGGGGTGCCATCCGGATTTGTAAATTCCGTATGGGGCGCCAGCGAACCCGGCAATTCGGCTGCCGTATAGGTAGTCGGATTGGAAACATCGCCGAAGACGCTGAACGAGGTGGAAGGGCCTTGAGTGCCCAATCCGGGATAATCGACGTGGCCAACGCTCAAGCTGGTGAGGTCGAAGACGTGGGCGCCGTCTGTAGCGATCAGGCTGGGCGCCGACAACGCGCCATTGCTATCGCTGAAGGCGATGATACTGTTTTGGGTGCCGAAATTGGCGTCAGCCAAATTGCCCAGCGAATACACGATGGTGCCGCTGGCGCCGGTGGCAACGACATAATCGCGCAGAATATCGTTCTTAGGTACGGTGGGGTCCGTGGCTAAATAAGTATTCAAATAGCTGTATAATGACACGCCGGTATACGTATTGTCGCCAACCGTTACCGTGGCGGTGCTACCGAAACTTTGGAGGTCGGTGATGCTGAAGCTGGAAGGACTGCCGGCGTTCAGAAAACCGGCAAGCGCGACATCTGCTTGTGCAGCTGCCGATAGTGTCAGCAAAAATGCAGATGCAATAGCCGCTGTACGAAGGTTCGATTTAAAGATTGACATGGTTTTTCCCCCTCGGTTAATGCCTATCGCCCTTGCGGGCCGTTAATGCGATCATGAGCCGCGTATGCTTGTCCTATCCCGGCCGCCTCACGGTTGGGTGCGGCCCGCCGAATGTCCTATCCACGTCCGATCCAGCGTCAGTAACGCGCCGTCAAGCCGGCTTCGCCTGGTGGCGGGCATTCCTCATTCGTCCCATCCGAGGATCGGTCGTATTGCTTGGAATATGTTGTTGGTGTACCTGCCGCCCGACGATGACCTAGCAGATGCGAACACGCGCGGGTTCCTTTGAATGATCAAGCAACAGCGCACGCCGGTTTTGCATAGTCCGGCGGACGCGCTTCTCTATTTATTTTTGTACACAACGCTAAACTGAAGGGTATGGCTGGGTCAAATATCCCCTTGGAAACGGCGTGTTTCTAAAAAACAACACATTTGCCGCCCTGAGTTTGAGAGAAAAGCGCGAAAGTCCGAGTGGGACAGGTCCATCCAGTCAGCGGAGAGACACGATGCAAGAGAAAGGGATGGAAATGTAGGTAGTTGATGATGCGAATGCCGAAGCAATCTGCCATCCTGTTCGCGGTTCGCTTTGTGGATGCGGCTAGTACCGCAAACTCGGGCACAAAGACCACGCCAGGACATGACAACCGGCACGAACAGGCGAAGCCTAAAGTTTGATTGAGAAATAATTTCGAAAATAAAGATTGACGATATTTATTTCAATATATAGCGTCATCCATCGTTTTTTCCCAGCAATGCTTCCAGCAGAAACCAAAGGCGCATCCGAATGACGCAAGTACATCAGCGCTCGCCGCTCCATCCTGTAAGCGACGGTCATTCCTTGATCCCTTGGGCCCAGTGCGGCTGTGCTGTCATTGTGGCTGCACCGTCTGCATCGCCTGCTACGACAACCACCGTCAGCCACCACCTTAATCCCCACCGGGACGGGGCGCTGCCGGCGATCTGGACTGGCTCTGCGGCACCGGCGCATATCGGAAGCCTCAACGTCATGAGGTACGCCGAACCGGGCAGCGGCGAATTGGCGATCCTGTCGCCGCTTGCCTGGCTATTCGGGAGCGCCCTGACTGGCCTATGGTTAAGCAGGCGTGGCCGGGAACCAAACCGATGAGCCGATACGCCTCCCCGGATGTGACGCCGCGCTTTCTGTTGTTTCACCTGCATCCCATTAGTGCACGCCTGCTGTTCATGCGTCATGTCTCCGGCAGCATACTCGCGCCTCGCCAGCTGCCTCTGTTGTCCAGTCTCATAGAAGAAGACCCGCCGGAATGGGAAATGGCGCTTAGCGAGCAGCTCCGGCTAGGTATCCAGTTGAACGAAGACCTGGGCTTCGAACCCGGAATGCTGCTCGTAGACGGAAAATTTCGCCGGCAGGCCGAGATACCCAGGGGGCGAGTCGACCTGTATTTGGCCCGGTTTAGCACCTTCGATGCGCCGCACGACGCGGTCCGAGCGAGAGGCGGTGCACTGAGCCCGATCAACGAGCTGTACGGCCGCCACCCGGTGGAAATGGCGGTATTACGCTGGGCTTTCGATTATCTGCTGAATAGCTGAACACGCCGGGGGCTGCTTCCTGCTGTTAAGCCCCGTCTCCTCATCTTCCATCCCGGCGTGCCGGCAGATGGGAACGACAAAAAGGCTTGGGACCCGACTCGATCTGCTCCCTCCGGCTGGTTGGCCAATGCTTCGGCGGGTTTGTACTTCCTCGTTTTCTCCATCCTTCTGCTTCTCAATCCGCCCTGATACTCTCCGGCGCGGCAGTGACCTGCACGCCCTGGCAATTCCGCGACCTTCGATTCCCGTTCATCGGCGCGTGAGCTGCGCATGCCGAGGGCGTCTTTCGCTGGCGGTTTTCGATGCCAGACCGTTATGTACCCTGATTGTTACATTACCGACAATGCCGAGATGCATTTGTCTCGTTTGTAGACAACATCACATAACGCATGTGTCTCGTTGATATCGGAAAAGCAATGTTGTCGGGAGACACCGGTTTGTCACTGCGTGCAAGATAAACGGGTTGTCGGATTTTCGGGTGACGTGTCATCGATCGCCGCCACGACGCATCTGATTTGGCATGTATGTTGTTTGGCGACTCGCTATAACCTCTAAGAAATAGCGATGACCAAAATTCAGCACCCCCCGATGCCGTTCTCGCGCAACAAACTCGCCCTTGCCGTTTCGACGGCGCTGGCTCTGTGCCCCATGCCGCTGCCGGCCGCCCCCGAGGGCGGCGCGGTCGTCAGCGGCAGCGCGGTCATCAGCCAGTCGGGCACGGTCACCGACATCGCCCAACACACCGAAAAGGCGGCCATCAACTGGCAGGGCTTCTCGGTGGGCCGCGCCGAATCGGTCAACTTCCAGCAGCCGAACTCATCGTCGATCACCCTCAACCGCGTGGTGGGTCACGAAAAAAGCGTGATCGAAGGGGCACTCAAGGCGAACGGACAGATCTTCCTGGTCAATGCCAACGGCGTACTCTTCGCCCGGGGCAGCAGTGTCAATGCCGCCGGGCTGGTGGCGAGCACGCTGGACATCCGCAACGAAGACTTCGAAGCCGGCCGCTACGTCTTCCAGGGCAATAGCGGCAGCGGATCGGTGATCAACATGGGCACCCTCAGCGCGGCGGAGGGCGGCTATGTGGCGCTGCTGGGCAAGGAAGTCGTGAACCAGGGCGTGATCGTCGCCACCCGCGGCACGGCGGCGCTGAGCGCCGGCGAGCGGATCACGCTCAACTTCAACGGCGATTCGCTGGTTAACGTCAGTATTGACGAAGGCGCGCTCAAGGCGCTGGTGGAGAACAAGGAGGCCATCTACGCCGACGGCGGCAAGATCATCCTCACCGCCAAAGCCGCTGACGAACTGCTCGGCAGCCAGGTGAACAACGACGGGTTGATCCAGGCGCAAACCTTGGACGACCTCAAGGGCGAGATCGTCGCCCATGCCTACGGCGGCACCGCCCATATCGACGGCACGCTGGACGCCTCCGCGCCCGACGGCGGCGACGGCGGCTTCATCGAGACCAGCGGCGACAAGGTGAAGATCGCCGAGAACGCCGTGATCACCGCCAAAGCTGCCGGCGGCAAGAACGGCACCTGGCTGATCGATCCCGACGGTTACACCATCGCCAACAGCGGCGGCGACATCAGCGCCACTCAGCTTTCCGGTTTCCTGGCCAGCGATGCGGCGAACATCATCATCGAATCGACCCAGGGCAGCGGTTCCGACGGCGACCTCCATGTCAACGACGCCGTGAGCTGGGCCAGCAACGCCAAGCTCACCCTCAAGGCCACCGACGACGTCAACGTCAATGCGGCCATTACCGCCAGCGGGGACGCGGCCGGCCTCACCCTCGACGCCGGGCAGGACGTCAATGTCAACAACGCCATCACCCTGAGCGGCAACCACGCGACAATGGCGGTGAATCACGGCCGCGACTACACCATCCGCACCAAGGCCAGCTACGCCGGCACCGAGCTCAATGCCGACGGCATTCCGGTCGCCAAGCAGGATACCAGCGGCGGCGTGTACGGCAGCATCACGCTGTCCGGCACCGACAGCAGTTTGAAGATCAACGGTCAGGATTACACGCTGATCCGCAGCATGGACGATCTGGCGGCGATCAGCGGTACGGTCGGCCATTACGCCTTGGCCAATGACCTCGATGCGGCGGACTGGAGCAGTGCCCATATCGGCTCCCCAACGGTGGTTGACCGGTTTTCGGGCGTGCTGACCGGCCTGGGACATACCGTCAGCAATCTGACCCTCCGTGTGTCGGAGGCCCCAGTCGATAATCCGTTTGGGAGCTGGCGCCTGGGGTTGATCGGTTGGGCGGAGAACGCCACCACGCTCCGCGACATCGGCGTCGTCAACGCCGACATTTCAGTCACGGGCACGGCGCAGGGAGGCGGCGGCATTCTGGCCGCCGTTGTCGGAGGCGACGACGACCCGGAAACGCCCTTCTTCCCGGGCAACATCTATAACGCCTACAGCACCGGCAGCATCAAGGGAACCTACGGGGTAGCGGGTCTTGTTTCATCGCTCTTAGGGAATATCTCCTACGCCTACTCCACCGCCGATGTCGTTAGCGGGGACACCAATCTTCCCGGGGGGAATTCCGGCGGTTTGATAGGCAGAGCGACTGCTGCCGAGCTCAAAAACGTCCACGCGACCGGGAATGTTACGTTGCTCGGTGAATGGAACGAGAGCGGGCCTAGCAGCAGTGGTGGCCTGGTCGGCTGGATGATACGTTCGAGTATAGCCAGCGCCTATGCCGTGGGCAGCGTCGATGGTACTGACTTGTCGGTGAGTTTGGGCGGACTGGTCGGCGAGATGCGAAGTCAGGAGGCTAATGATGGCTCTGCAGTTCCCATATCTATCCAGGATTCCTTTGCGACCGGAAATGTCACAGGCGGAAAAAAGCTCGGCGGGCTCGTCGGCGAAATCGGGCAGGTTCCAACAGATACTCCGGTTACCGTGAAAAATAGTTATGCGACAGGGAACGTGACCGCCAACTATCCGCAAATGGATGCACTGGGGGATGGCACCGGCGGGTTAATAGGCTATGCGAATTTAGGTGACGGGATATTAACGATGGATCGCGCCTTTGCCACCGGCAAAGTTGTGCTCGGCGATAGTTACGGCAGCATCTCCGGAAATGCAGGGGGGCTGATCGGCCGGTTGAACATCAAGGCCGGCACAATCACCAATTCCTACGCCACCGGCGATGTTTATGCGCCTAAGTCTAATGCTGTAGGTGGTTTGATTGGTGGTGCGAATAGCCTAGGTAGGGATAACCATATGCTTACCATCACCGGCTCTTATGCGACAGGGAATGTCACCGGCAATAGAACCGTAGGCGGCTTGATTGGTTCGCTTACCGGTGCTTTTTCAGGTCTGGCAATTGGAACACCTTCCGCCCACATCAGCAATTCATGGTCGAGCGGAAAAGTCGCCGGAGGAGACAGAGGCGTGGGTGGCTTGATCGGGCAGACGGGCAGGGCAATCATCGATAACGAGGTGTATTACAACGCCGAGGGCGTTTCCGCTTCTATCGGCAGAGTTACCAGCCCTATCGGCGGAGGCAGTACTACGATCGATAACAGCCAGGGTTTGACCGGCGATCAGCTCAAAGATATCCAGTACTACGCCAACGGCACCATCGACCAGGTGCTGGCCGACCGAGCAGCCGCTGCGGCCGCCCAAGCCGCCGCACAAGCCGCCGCACAAGCCGCCGCACAAGCCGCCGCACAAGCCGCCGCACAAGCCGCCGCCCAAGCTGCCGCCCAAGCTGTAGCCAACACTGCATCACAGCTGGGCTCCACACGGGTCGCGGAGACGCAACGGCAAACTGTCACCGGAGCAGGCGCCATCACATTGTCGTCCGTCGCAGCCCCGCCAAACCTGGATAGCAACATCATTATCAACGACCCCGCCAGCTACTCCGCCAACGTGCGGCGTATCGAGGTCGATGGCGTGATTTATGACCTGGAGGAGGAGGAGGATAAAACCGAATAAGGCATCGTCATGCCGCTGCCCTTCCGCCGACATGCCAGCCGCCGCTCGGGACGGCTGGCTCTTTCTCTCCAGTCACTGACCAACAAGAATGAAATGAACCGATCCTTTTGCGCTGCCGCCGCTGCAAAGCGCCGGCCACTCGCCCTTTTTGCCCTTTTGATGGGTTTTGCCTGTTCCGCCGCCGCCCAGACCGCGCCGCCGGTAGCGCCCCCCTTCCGCGCCGGTGATGCGGTGAAGGAAACCCAGCCCCCGCGTCCTCCCACACCGCGCCAAGCGCCGGAACCGGAGATCATCCAGCAGGAAGCGCGTCCGCTGACCCTACCCAAGGGCGCAACGCTGATGGTGCGGGAATTCCGGCTAGAAGGCGCGGAGTTCATCCCCGAAATCGAGCTGCAGGCGGAACTGGCCCCCTACAAGGGACGCGAACTCAGCTTGGCCGAGATTCAGGAGGCGGCCGCCAAGCTGACCGCCCTGTACCGCAGCCGCGGCTTCCTGGTGGCGCGGGCCTATGTGCCCAAGCAGGACGCCACCTCGGGCGTGCTGACCATCCTCATCATCGTCGGCAAGTACGGCAAGGTCTCGCTCAACAACCAGTCGCTGGTGAAGGATAGCTTTCTGCTCGGCACCTTCGCTTCCCTGAACGGGGAAAACGCGGTGTCGCGGGACGACCTGGAACGCGCCATGCTGCTCGTCGATGACATGCCCGGCGCGGCCATGCCCAAGCTCACCATCGGGCGGGGCGAAGCCCGCGGCACCTCGGATTTCGCCATCGATGTGCCCAGAGGCCCGCGGATACAGGGTTATCTACTGGGCGACAACCTGGGCTCGCGCTTTACCGGGGAATACCGGCTGAGCGGCGGGGCATCCGTAAATTCGCTGCTCGGCTACGCCGATCAACTGACCCTCCGCGGGATGGTCACCGACGGCACGGGGATTGGGAACGTCGGCCTGGCCTACAGCTTTCCGCTCCTGAGCAACGGCCTCCGCGCGAATATCGGCGCGTCGGCGACGACCTACGAACTGGGCTCCACCTATGCCGACCTGGATGCGACGGGCGAGGCTTACTACTTCGACGCGGCGGTGAGCTATCCGCTGCTGCGAACCCGCGAACAGAGCGTTTATCTCTCCATGAGGTGGGCGAAGAAGCTGCTGCGCGACCGCATCGGCGCTTTCAACAGCGCGGTTTCCCGAGAGGCGGACGCCGGCACGGTGAGCGCACGCTACGAGCGCTGGGGTTCCCTGTTCGGGATGGGCCTCTACAGCAATCTGACGGGAGGCTTCACCTACGGCAATCTCAGCTTCAAGGACCCGGAGCAGGAAGCGCTCAACGAAGCCAGCATCAACACCGCCGGGGACTACGCGCGGCTCAATATCGATTGGTCCGGCATGCTCGCCCTGGCACCATCCTGGACCCTGTACGCCAACGTGAGCCTGCAGAAGGCGCTGTTGGACAAGAATCTCGACGCGGTCGAGCAGATGAATCTGACGTGCGCCAACTGTGGCGGCGTGAAGGTCTACCGCGAGACGGTGACCGGCGACAACGGCTACATGATCGGCACCGAACTGCGCTACAGCTTGCCGGAATGGGTCGGCATCCGGCATGCGGTAGGCCTGCTCGCCGACACCGGTGCGGTGTACCTGGAACATGGCGACTATGCGCTGTATAGCAACGTCCATCTATCCGACATCGGCGTGGCCTATTACGCGGGCTGGGGGCCGTTCAATACCATGCTCCAGCTTGTGCATAGAATCGGGCCGCGCGACCACGCCGTGGCGGAGGCCGAAGATTTCCGCGTGCGGGCGCAGATCGGCGTGACCTTCTGAACTCGCATAAACGGCTTCGGTATGCACCGCGTGCTGAATAAAGAAGCCATGACGGCGTCGGCTCAGGGAGCTCCTGCGCCATAGGCGAGAGTCGGGGTGCGCACATGATGCCTCACAGTCAAAGTCCCGGGGGTAGCCTGCCGGCATCCGATTTCGGCACTGGCCTGACTCTTTTTTGCTGGGCCTTGTCCTTCGCGCTGCATGCGGTGGCGGCGTTAAGCCTGTGGCACACGAACCCCGGCAAGCCGCCGCCAAAGCGTGAACAACTGCTTGTGGTGCAGGTCGTCGGCCTGGTCAGCACTCGCCAGGTCGAACAGAAGCAAAAGGGCGACGACAGCGAACGCATCGCCCAGACGCCGGCCACGCCGCCGCCACAGGCAGCGGTGAAGAAAACGGAAAAAAAAGCCGTGACGCCGGTGCGTAAAGCGCCGGCTCCCGTGAAAGTGAAAGAGCAGCCGAAGAAGAAAAACGAGCCTAAGCCGGAACCGGAACGACAGGCGGAACCGCCGCCGGAACAACCGACAGCGAGCGCCGCGCCGCCCGCGAGCGAACAGACGACGTCCAGGGGGGCGGACACGCAGCAGGTACAGCAAGCCTTGAAGCCGCAGGAATCGGAAGCGACGCTCATCCGCAAGTACCTCGCCGGTCTTAAACGGGAGATCCAGAACCATCTGGAGTATCCGCGGGAAGCACGCGACGCCGGTTACGTAGGCTCACCGGTGATCCGCTTTACCCTTACCGAGAGCGGCGACATCCTGCCGGGCTCTCTGTCCGTCCATAAGAGCAGCGGTTCGGCCCTGCTCGATGCAAAGGCGCTGCAAGCGGCACGGGACGCTGCTCCGATGGCGAAGCCGCCGCGGCAGATGGCGGTGACGATCACGGTGTTATTCACCCAGGATGGGTGACCGGGCCATCTGACACTTCGACGGCGGCATCTGGTCGCTGTTCGACGCCCCCAATCCGGCCTACGACGACCTCTATACCAAGCTCACCGGCACCGCGTGGTTAGCCGGTGCCCCCGGGCGGGCGCATGGCTCTTCGCCGGCAGCCCTGCGGCGATGATCGGCTCTGCGCGACAAAAGAACCGACCGGTTTCGGCATGAGGACGGCCACCCCGGCTATACGGGCACCCGCGGTCCTCTATCCGGATCGCGATACTCCCCGTTGAGATCCTTGGGCGGAAAGATTGAAGAGGCGATCTCGAACAAAGGCGTAGGTCAGCGATCCTTTGCCGACGAAATCCGTACAGTCGCTTCCCTCAAACCTTCTAAGCGGCCCTCGGAAAGCAGCGATCGCCGCAGCAAGAGTCGTCATAAATATCGTTTTTGCCATAAGCCCCCCCTTCAGGTCAGTCGGTTCCAGGAAATCGCTCAGCCTCCCTTGAGGCGAAAGGCCAACGCTATATATGTCAATAGCCAGCGTTAATCGAGATCTCCGAAACATTTTGTTCCTCCTGAATAACAAGGCATTCAGTAGATAGCCTAACCGTCTGCATATTCAATACGATCAGGACGGGTGCCCGGTCGCCGCATACCGGTTCGACGGCTATCCATCGAAACGGAAAATCGTTCGCACCCGCTCTCTTTTCCGAGAAACGATGTATTCCCGGTATGACACATTGACGATATGTATTTACCTAAATACCGTATATGAAACTTTTTCCGACTTTTTGGCGCACGGCACGGAAGACGGTGTGCGAATTATGAGCGCCTCCCCGAGCCTGAGAAACGGTTCGTTTGTTCTCGTTTCCCAGGCGGGGACGCCGCCCGGACGCGATCAAGCCGGCATACCCGTAATAACAAAGAGATATCCATGAAGAAGAACAAGAACCCTCAGCAGCCTTCCTCAGTGCGCAACCGCCGGGAGACACCGGCGCGGCCCGCCGAACCGATCCATCCGGTGTTGCTCGCGGCAGCGCTGGCAGGTCTCTGGGCAGGGCCCGCACAGGCGGCGTTTACCATCACCGGAGACGTCAGCTCTCCGAGCGGCGGTGCTGACCCAGCGAACTGGGGTGCCGGCACCATAGGCTTCGTCGGCAATACGTCCGACGGCACGCTGACCGTCGATGGCGGAAGCGCGGGCACGGCAATGAGCCTCAGGGTCGGCCGGAACCCGGGCGTGACGGGTACTCTCACCGTGGACGGCGCCGGTTCGTCGTGGACCGGCAACTTACTCGTCGGCGGCGACTTGGGCGGCGGCGGCACCGGCAACGGCGGTACCGGAATCGTCAATCTCACCAACGGCGGAACTATCAGCTCCGGGACGGTCACGTTCGGCGCCTACCCCAACGCCACCGGTATCCTCAACATCAACACCGGCGGGCACTTTATCGGCGGCTTTTTCCTCGGCGGCGGCAGCACGGGAGGCAGCACCGGCATCGCAACCGTGGACGGCGTCGGCTCATCGATCATGGGAACCAATTTTTCAACGGTCGGAAGCTCCGGATATGGACACCTGAAGCTCATCAACGGCGGAAGCATGACCAATAAAGGGGGCACCATCGGCGGCCTGCCCGGCTCGATCGGCATCGTCTCGGTAGACGGTATCGGCTCGCAATGGACGGCAACGACGGATTCCACCAGCGGCATAATCGTTGGCGCCAGAGGGGAGGGCCGCTTGGAAATCACCAACGGCGGCTCCGTCAGCACCACCACGGGCAGAACCGGCCGGCTCGCCGCATCCGCCGGCCGCGTCATCGTGGACGGGCAAGGCTCCGAGTGGTCGATAGGCACTGGCGGTTTGTTCGTCGGCGGAAATAACCCGACCACGACCGGCGTCACCAGCAACAGCCTCATCACCGTGACCGATGGCGCCGCCTTGTCCGTTCAAGCCGATGCTTTACTGGGCGTCAGTGCCGGAGCCGTGGGCGCCTTGATGGTCGCCGGGGCCGGCTCGGCCATGACGAGTACCGGAACTCTCGCGATCGGTTCGGCCGGCGAAGGCCACGCCAGCGTCACGGATGGCGGCACGGTCACCGCTTCTTCGCTTGCCATCAATAACGCATCGCTGTTGACCACGGACCTCGGCAGTTCCGTCGCGGTCGGCGGCGGCGCCGGCACGATCACCAACGACGGCACCATCCGGATCGCCGCCGGCGCTGCGGCGAGCAGCGGGAGCTATACGCCGATCGCCGCCGGCACCTGGGCCGGAACAGGCAGCGTACAAGCTCTGGGCGGCGTGTACGACCCGGCCAACCATGCGGTGACCGTCTCGACCGCCGCAACCGGCACGGCCGGGGTAGCAACCACGATCGATCTGTCGGCTACGCAGCGGCTGCTGATCACTGATCCCGACACCGGCCAAGCCGTCGGCGCCGGCTTTCAAGCGACCGACACGCCTAGCACTACCGGTTTGACCGCCTCGCTCATGGACGGCAGCCAGGTCAGCTCGCTGAAAAACCTGCTCGACCCCGGCAAGACGGTCCTGAGCGCCTGGGACTTTTCCGCTACCGGCCATGCGCCGGGCGATCCGGTCTATCTGTCGTTCGGGGTCGGCGCGGGTCAGCGGTTTCTCGACCTCGCGATCTGGCATTTCGACGGCAAAACCTGGGACAAGTATCTGAACACGGACCTGGCCTACGCGAACGGCTTTGCCAGCTTCGTCGCGACCGGCTTGAGTGCGTACGCGGTGAGCGGGGCTGCGCCGGTGCCCGTGCCGGCGGCGGCCTGGCTTTTCGCCAGCAGTATTGCGGCTCTGGTCGGCCTTGCGCGGCGAAAGGACGGTCCGGCTTCGGCATGAGCGGGAACCACGCCGTATAAAACCGCCGAATCTCGTGATGAGCATCCCGGCCGCCGGCGGCTCGCGGCTCGCGACCCGCGGTCCGGATCGTACTGCTCATTGGAACCGGAGCGGCCTCGGGCGGAAAAAAGGAGGTAATAAGGCGCATCGGAACGCGAACTCTAACGATGCGGTTCCTTCGTCACCGCATCCTACACTTCGTTCACCACAAGCTACGACAGTGGATTGAGCTGAAGCGAGAGCGCGTAGTGTTATTCCAACACGATGCTTCGAGAACGGCTTGATCATCCTAGAGATAAGGGGGCTCGCGAGTAGGTCGGCAATCCTTTGCCGACGCCGCTGTCGGGCCAAGGGTTCTCCCGAGCGCTTTCACCCGATCCCGCGCGACGGCGGCTTCGCCGCCGTGCCATAACACAGCTTCCAGGATGCTGCGGGCGCGGCCGTCGTGGAGAAAGGTGGTGTGTTCGGCGATGCTCGCCGCCAGACCGATGCCCCACAAAGGCGGCGTGCGCCATTCGCCGGGCCCCGCCAGAGCTGAGATCGCTCAAGCCGATCTTGGGTTTTCGGAGAAAAACGGTCTCGCCGTCGGCCAGCGTGACGAGAAACTCCGCGTACTCGATAGAAGCCCTGCCCTCCTCCGCCACGCCGGGAATGCCGTGGTTTTGCAGTTGATCGCCCTGCCTTACATGCAAGATAAGCACATCAACATCAGCGAGTTATAAGAAACAT containing:
- a CDS encoding energy transducer TonB, producing the protein MSFALHAVAALSLWHTNPGKPPPKREQLLVVQVVGLVSTRQVEQKQKGDDSERIAQTPATPPPQAAVKKTEKKAVTPVRKAPAPVKVKEQPKKKNEPKPEPERQAEPPPEQPTASAAPPASEQTTSRGADTQQVQQALKPQESEATLIRKYLAGLKREIQNHLEYPREARDAGYVGSPVIRFTLTESGDILPGSLSVHKSSGSALLDAKALQAARDAAPMAKPPRQMAVTITVLFTQDG
- a CDS encoding ShlB/FhaC/HecB family hemolysin secretion/activation protein, encoding MPLPFRRHASRRSGRLALSLQSLTNKNEMNRSFCAAAAAKRRPLALFALLMGFACSAAAQTAPPVAPPFRAGDAVKETQPPRPPTPRQAPEPEIIQQEARPLTLPKGATLMVREFRLEGAEFIPEIELQAELAPYKGRELSLAEIQEAAAKLTALYRSRGFLVARAYVPKQDATSGVLTILIIVGKYGKVSLNNQSLVKDSFLLGTFASLNGENAVSRDDLERAMLLVDDMPGAAMPKLTIGRGEARGTSDFAIDVPRGPRIQGYLLGDNLGSRFTGEYRLSGGASVNSLLGYADQLTLRGMVTDGTGIGNVGLAYSFPLLSNGLRANIGASATTYELGSTYADLDATGEAYYFDAAVSYPLLRTREQSVYLSMRWAKKLLRDRIGAFNSAVSREADAGTVSARYERWGSLFGMGLYSNLTGGFTYGNLSFKDPEQEALNEASINTAGDYARLNIDWSGMLALAPSWTLYANVSLQKALLDKNLDAVEQMNLTCANCGGVKVYRETVTGDNGYMIGTELRYSLPEWVGIRHAVGLLADTGAVYLEHGDYALYSNVHLSDIGVAYYAGWGPFNTMLQLVHRIGPRDHAVAEAEDFRVRAQIGVTF
- a CDS encoding beta strand repeat-containing protein, translating into MKKNKNPQQPSSVRNRRETPARPAEPIHPVLLAAALAGLWAGPAQAAFTITGDVSSPSGGADPANWGAGTIGFVGNTSDGTLTVDGGSAGTAMSLRVGRNPGVTGTLTVDGAGSSWTGNLLVGGDLGGGGTGNGGTGIVNLTNGGTISSGTVTFGAYPNATGILNINTGGHFIGGFFLGGGSTGGSTGIATVDGVGSSIMGTNFSTVGSSGYGHLKLINGGSMTNKGGTIGGLPGSIGIVSVDGIGSQWTATTDSTSGIIVGARGEGRLEITNGGSVSTTTGRTGRLAASAGRVIVDGQGSEWSIGTGGLFVGGNNPTTTGVTSNSLITVTDGAALSVQADALLGVSAGAVGALMVAGAGSAMTSTGTLAIGSAGEGHASVTDGGTVTASSLAINNASLLTTDLGSSVAVGGGAGTITNDGTIRIAAGAAASSGSYTPIAAGTWAGTGSVQALGGVYDPANHAVTVSTAATGTAGVATTIDLSATQRLLITDPDTGQAVGAGFQATDTPSTTGLTASLMDGSQVSSLKNLLDPGKTVLSAWDFSATGHAPGDPVYLSFGVGAGQRFLDLAIWHFDGKTWDKYLNTDLAYANGFASFVATGLSAYAVSGAAPVPVPAAAWLFASSIAALVGLARRKDGPASA
- a CDS encoding di-heme oxidoredictase family protein, whose translation is MWGIGLAASIAEHTTFLHDGRARSILEAVLWHGGEAAVARDRVKALGRTLGPTAASAKDCRPTREPPYL